A window of Scomber scombrus chromosome 23, fScoSco1.1, whole genome shotgun sequence contains these coding sequences:
- the gal3st4 gene encoding galactose-3-O-sulfotransferase 4, with product MLLRRRARMLRWLVCGRLGPVWMWKALLLFVAIAFAGQLLGVIFNKSSVQPAARSIFSSPDAQGPSLGSCQPHTHIMFLKTHKTASSTVLNMLYRFGEERNLRFALPLGYQLGYPLPFNAHRVKGYRGPRAIEFHIMGNHMRFNKLEVEKVMPADTFYFSILRDPVALAESSFAYYKEVAPAFRKAKGLGDFADDPRKYYDPRLRNNHYARNLLWFDFGMDHNANFSVALAQRGEAMIHQAFKLILISEYFDQSMILLRHALCWPLDAVVSFSLNARQQKPSSTGGMSGSWMGKAAAVAGVNVRGARSQVKTPPNLSLTEEQREKLRQWNALDWSLYKAFNRTFWEEIDRFGHAQMEEEVALLRMRRDDLARVCLRDGGKPVEAHRIRDKTIRPFQSGLVKILGYELHPGLDNITRTACLRMIRPEIQYKDVLDVKQFPRAQPVQAQPGQLGQGLMIAAGGSFLRQDSSRTGGEKLVGGGAGGRMVEERERDWDGSHLIRSNQTLIQAQEKGRLR from the exons ATGCTTCTCAGACGGAGAGCCAG GATGTTGCGATGGCTGGTGTGTGGTCGGTTGGGGCCAGTTTGGATGTGGAAAGCACTGCTGCTCTTTGTGGCCATTGCTTTTGCGGGCCAGCTGCTGGGAGTCATCTTCAACAAGAG CAGTGTCCAGCCAGCTGCTCGCTCCATCTTCTCGTCCCCTGATGCTCAGGGGCCCTCTCTGGGCTCCTGTCAACCTCACACCCACATCATGTTCCTCAAGACCCACAAGACAGCCAGCAGCACTGTGCTCAACATGCTCTACCGCTTCGGAGAGGAGCGCAACCTCCGCTTTGCCCTACCACTGGGCTACCAGTTGGGCTACCCACTGCCCTTCAACGCTCATAGGGTCAAAGGTTACCGAGGTCCCAGAGCCATCGAGTTCCACATCATGGGCAATCATATGAGATTTAATAAGCTAGAG GTAGAAAAGGTGATGCCTGCAGACACCTTCTACTTCTCCATCCTCAGGGACCCAGTGGCTCTGGCTGAGTCCTCTTTTGCTTATTACAAAGAAGTAGCACCTGCCTTTCGGAAAGCCAAAGGCTTGGGTGATTTTGCTGATGACCCAAGGAAATACTATGACCCTCGTCTCCGCAACAACCACTACGCCCGCAACCTGCTGTGGTTTGACTTTGGCATGGACCACAATGCTAATTTCTCAGTGGCTTTGGCTCAGCGTGGAGAGGCCATGATCCATCAAGCTTTTAAGCTGATTCTGATATCAGAGTACTTTGACCAGTCCATGATCCTGCTGAGGCATGCGCTCTGCTGGCCACTGGACGCTGTTGTCTCATTCAGCCTCAACGCTAGGCAGCAGAAGCCGAGCAGCACGGGAGGGATGAGTGGCAGCTGGATGGGCAAGGCAGCAGCAGTGGCTGGTGTCAACGTTAGAGGTGCACGCTCACAAGTCAAGACACCGCCCAATCTTTCCCTAACAGAGGAACAGCGGGAGAAGCTGCGGCAATGGAACGCCTTAGACTGGTCCTTATACAAAGCCTTTAACCGGACCTTCTGGGAGGAAATAGATAGGTTTGGTCATGCCCAGATGGAGGAAGAAGTGGCTCTTCTTAGGATGCGACGGGACGATCTGGCCCGGGTTTGCCTGAGGGATGGTGGGAAGCCTGTGGAGGCCCACAGGATCCGTGACAAAACCATCCGGCCATTCCAGAGCGGATTAGTGAAGATTCTGGGCTACGAGCTCCATCCAGGGCTGGACAACATCACAAGGACGGCCTGTCTGAGGATGATCAGGCCTGAGATTCAGTACAAAGACGTGTTGGATGTTAAACAGTTCCCACGGGCTCAGCCTGTCCAAGCCCAGCCAGGGCAACTGGGCCAGGGACTGATGATAGCAGCCGGTGGTTCTTTTTTAAGACAAGACTCGTccaggacaggaggagagaagCTGGTGGGGGGAGGGGCAGGGGGGAGGAtggtggaggagagggagagagactggGATGGAAGCCATTTAATAAGGAGCAACCAGACTTTGATACAAGCGCAAGAAAAAGGAAGGTTGAGATAG